A section of the Paenibacillus odorifer genome encodes:
- a CDS encoding response regulator transcription factor — MADHLNRILVVDDEERIRRLLKMYLEKEGYEIDEAEDGEIALRKATANDYGLILLDVMLPGIDGMEVLTRLRGVKSTPVLMLTAKGEEINRVQGFEMGADDYVVKPFSPREVIYRVKAIMRRSSATAFLSKESNSSNNIVFTHLIIEHDAHRVTAGGEEVSLTPKEYELLHYLAISPDKVFSREELLKDVWNYEFFGDLRTVDTHVKRLREKLNKVSPESAAMITTVWGVGYKLEVPK; from the coding sequence ATGGCAGATCATTTAAACAGAATTCTGGTAGTGGATGATGAGGAACGTATTCGCCGCCTGCTAAAGATGTATCTTGAAAAAGAAGGTTATGAAATCGATGAAGCGGAAGACGGAGAAATCGCTCTTCGTAAAGCAACAGCAAATGACTACGGTCTAATATTGCTGGATGTTATGCTGCCTGGCATCGATGGGATGGAAGTGCTGACAAGACTCAGAGGAGTGAAGTCAACACCGGTGTTAATGCTTACAGCTAAAGGCGAAGAGATCAACCGTGTTCAGGGCTTTGAGATGGGCGCAGACGATTACGTTGTGAAGCCCTTCAGTCCACGTGAAGTCATTTACCGGGTGAAGGCTATTATGCGCCGTTCTTCGGCAACTGCTTTCTTGTCCAAGGAGAGCAATTCCAGCAATAACATTGTATTTACTCATCTTATTATTGAGCATGATGCTCACCGTGTGACTGCTGGTGGTGAAGAAGTGAGTTTGACACCTAAAGAATATGAACTTCTGCATTATTTGGCTATTTCGCCGGATAAAGTATTTTCTCGTGAAGAACTGCTTAAGGATGTCTGGAATTATGAATTTTTCGGAGATTTGCGTACTGTAGATACTCACGTAAAACGCCTTCGTGAAAAACTGAATAAAGTATCACCGGAATCCGCAGCGATGATTACGACCGTATGGGGCGTAGGCTACAAACTAGAGGTACCTAAATAA
- the ccsA gene encoding cytochrome c biogenesis protein CcsA: MSLLDISSAVFIAAFLLYSGSFMLFTIAIMGRKWSGRKPEEHTARWGKIAFIFSSIGLIFHLIYFFTRWAGSGHIPVSNMYEFMTFLSMMVMVAFTVMYAIYRKVILGLFAVPISIIVMAYAAVFPQEVQPLIPSLQSNYLKIHVTLAALGESFFAVGFAAGLMYLLRTVNFSSKEKADRKQQRLVEFTLFSIIVIIGFLGSVFAFRGAGYETVFVRPNVTIDSPGQENSTIEKVSYRMPPIVAPHNSEIESFQSFLGIKEPLFEAPSWMNGVNAGRKFNTVIWSLLSGLILYGVLRLIVRKPLGTALHPVMDGIDEGDLDEITYRAIAIGFPIFTLGALIFAMIWAQIAWGRFWGWDPKEVWALVTWLFYSAYLHLRLARGWQGRKSAWLAVLGFLVVMFTLVGVNLVIAGLHSYAGTD, encoded by the coding sequence ATGAGCTTGCTCGACATCAGCAGCGCTGTCTTTATTGCCGCATTTTTATTATACAGCGGTTCGTTTATGTTATTCACTATCGCCATCATGGGTCGCAAGTGGTCAGGCCGCAAGCCGGAGGAACATACCGCACGTTGGGGCAAAATTGCTTTTATTTTCTCTTCAATAGGTCTTATCTTTCATCTTATTTATTTCTTTACACGTTGGGCGGGCTCAGGGCATATTCCGGTCAGCAACATGTACGAGTTCATGACTTTTTTATCGATGATGGTCATGGTTGCCTTTACTGTGATGTACGCTATTTATCGTAAGGTAATCTTGGGTCTCTTTGCAGTTCCAATCAGTATTATTGTGATGGCTTATGCCGCAGTATTTCCACAGGAAGTACAGCCGCTGATTCCATCTCTTCAATCGAACTATTTAAAGATTCACGTAACACTGGCTGCACTAGGTGAATCCTTCTTCGCAGTAGGGTTTGCGGCGGGACTGATGTATCTGCTGCGAACAGTCAATTTTTCCAGTAAAGAGAAGGCGGATCGCAAGCAACAGAGGCTGGTCGAATTTACTCTCTTTTCAATCATTGTTATAATTGGGTTTCTGGGTTCTGTTTTTGCATTCCGCGGAGCAGGCTACGAAACTGTTTTTGTCCGTCCGAACGTTACGATTGACAGCCCCGGGCAGGAAAATAGTACAATAGAGAAAGTGAGTTATCGAATGCCGCCGATTGTGGCACCTCACAATAGCGAAATTGAGAGCTTCCAGTCGTTTCTTGGCATAAAAGAACCACTCTTTGAGGCACCATCTTGGATGAATGGTGTAAATGCTGGACGGAAGTTTAATACTGTAATTTGGTCACTCCTTTCCGGATTAATCCTCTACGGAGTTCTTCGCTTGATCGTACGTAAACCGCTGGGCACTGCTTTACACCCAGTGATGGACGGAATTGATGAGGGCGATCTAGATGAGATTACGTATAGGGCGATAGCCATTGGCTTTCCTATTTTCACATTAGGCGCTTTGATCTTTGCAATGATATGGGCGCAAATCGCTTGGGGAAGATTCTGGGGATGGGATCCTAAGGAAGTCTGGGCGCTTGTCACTTGGCTCTTCTATAGCGCTTATCTTCATTTACGTTTGGCTCGTGGATGGCAAGGAAGAAAATCTGCCTGGCTGGCTGTGCTTGGCTTCCTGGTCGTAATGTTTACTCTGGTTGGCGTTAATTTAGTCATCGCCGGACTTCATTCTTACGCGGGGACGGACTGA
- the resB gene encoding cytochrome c biogenesis protein ResB — protein sequence MSEREAFITNTKCECGHQNPVGTVLCEACGKPLGKESDWGENLEMRYDGVARRSQRVNPGIIDRVWNFFSSVKIAIYLIVLTLIGSMLGTIFPQESTFLNIDASIYYKQEYGTAGYIYHKLGLSHTYESWWFVTLLVMIGASLVICSLDRVLPLYKALTRQKIRKHRQFLTRQKAVLVTEVQEEPEAWVARVIQPMRKKGYRVKTDGGALLAEKHRFSRWGPYVIHIGLIIFLLAVLARGLPGLNMDQHLAFPQGEITQIPDTTYYLKNEKFTVEFYTEEEMPEEFRGKKILPKLFQTQAVLYECTADCGDPSKEPQLSEVTKHDIQVNSPLDYKGLKAYQFDYDLTPVLRSVQPELKNSTTGEAFGKFKLDMKNPPRAIQAGPYTLTLKEKYMDFGLNEDGQPISKSPYPNAPAFLFLIQGPDLPAEGQQYFYFPKQVDKAQFQQAAINDKLGGSNRFLELEVDNMSDVDFSESTTYLNIRIDRAMPFVWLGAAIVMLGLVLGFYWQHRRIWLTVANGELILGGHTNKNWFGFRREIVSILEKVDLVVDEKSLDNGGGLS from the coding sequence ATGAGTGAACGCGAGGCATTTATAACCAATACCAAATGTGAATGTGGTCACCAGAACCCTGTAGGCACTGTTTTATGCGAAGCATGCGGGAAGCCGTTGGGTAAAGAATCAGACTGGGGCGAGAATTTGGAAATGCGTTACGATGGCGTAGCTCGCCGTTCTCAGCGCGTTAACCCGGGGATTATTGATCGGGTGTGGAACTTTTTCTCTTCCGTCAAAATAGCGATCTATCTGATCGTGTTGACACTTATAGGCTCTATGTTAGGGACGATTTTCCCGCAGGAGAGTACTTTTCTTAATATCGATGCCTCAATTTATTACAAGCAAGAGTACGGAACAGCCGGATATATTTATCACAAACTTGGACTTTCACATACATACGAATCCTGGTGGTTTGTAACTCTACTCGTAATGATCGGCGCTTCACTTGTGATCTGTAGCTTGGACCGAGTACTTCCGCTCTATAAGGCCTTAACCAGGCAGAAGATTCGGAAACATCGTCAGTTCTTAACTCGGCAAAAAGCTGTGTTAGTAACTGAAGTACAAGAGGAACCAGAAGCTTGGGTAGCCCGGGTAATTCAGCCAATGCGTAAAAAGGGCTATCGCGTGAAGACGGATGGAGGAGCTCTGCTGGCAGAGAAACATCGCTTCAGCCGCTGGGGACCTTATGTAATACATATTGGCTTAATTATTTTTTTACTTGCTGTATTAGCAAGAGGATTGCCGGGACTGAACATGGATCAGCATCTTGCTTTCCCGCAAGGGGAGATCACACAGATTCCGGACACCACCTATTATTTGAAAAATGAGAAATTCACCGTGGAGTTTTATACGGAGGAAGAGATGCCTGAGGAATTTCGAGGCAAAAAAATACTTCCAAAGCTATTCCAGACCCAAGCTGTGCTTTATGAATGCACCGCGGATTGTGGAGACCCTTCGAAGGAACCACAGCTATCCGAGGTGACGAAACATGATATCCAAGTAAATTCACCTTTGGATTATAAAGGATTGAAAGCGTATCAGTTTGATTATGATCTGACCCCGGTGCTGCGTTCGGTACAGCCTGAGCTTAAGAATTCCACCACTGGCGAGGCGTTCGGCAAATTTAAGCTGGACATGAAGAATCCTCCGCGGGCAATTCAGGCGGGTCCTTATACTTTAACTTTGAAAGAAAAGTATATGGATTTTGGTCTAAATGAGGATGGACAGCCGATTTCCAAATCACCTTATCCGAATGCACCTGCTTTTTTGTTCCTGATACAAGGTCCGGATCTCCCGGCGGAAGGGCAGCAGTATTTCTATTTTCCTAAACAGGTGGATAAGGCGCAGTTTCAACAGGCTGCCATTAACGATAAGCTTGGCGGGAGCAATAGATTTCTTGAGCTTGAAGTGGACAACATGAGCGACGTTGATTTTTCGGAATCGACTACTTACTTGAATATACGTATTGATCGTGCAATGCCGTTTGTATGGCTAGGTGCAGCAATCGTGATGCTGGGTTTAGTGCTTGGCTTCTACTGGCAGCATAGACGTATCTGGCTTACCGTTGCTAACGGGGAGCTTATCCTCGGAGGACATACGAACAAGAACTGGTTCGGTTTCCGCCGTGAGATCGTTTCTATTTTAGAAAAAGTAGATCTGGTAGTCGATGAAAAATCATTAGATAATGGAGGAGGCCTTTCATGA
- a CDS encoding redoxin domain-containing protein, with the protein MGKARKPIQIVILFLIVIVGGYAIGSSVFGGSGKPEEGSKAPSFDLLGLDGLAHTLDEYKGKTIVLNFWGSWCAPCVKEMPALQAQWEKWKDKDVVVLGINVGEDRMTVENFVKQVNIDFPILMDTGRDAVRSYGISPLPTTLFINSKGKIDNIHIGQLDLNSLDDQIGKLVD; encoded by the coding sequence GTGGGTAAAGCAAGAAAACCAATTCAAATCGTGATTCTGTTTCTAATTGTTATAGTGGGCGGTTATGCCATCGGTTCCTCTGTATTTGGGGGAAGCGGCAAACCAGAGGAAGGGAGCAAAGCACCTTCCTTTGATTTGCTTGGGCTTGACGGTCTGGCTCATACCCTAGACGAATATAAGGGCAAGACTATTGTGCTTAATTTCTGGGGCTCTTGGTGTGCACCTTGTGTCAAAGAAATGCCGGCTCTCCAAGCGCAATGGGAGAAATGGAAGGACAAGGACGTAGTGGTCTTAGGCATTAATGTGGGCGAAGACCGGATGACTGTCGAGAATTTTGTGAAGCAAGTAAACATCGATTTTCCGATTTTGATGGACACTGGACGTGATGCTGTACGAAGTTATGGTATTTCTCCGCTGCCAACTACCTTATTCATTAATTCCAAGGGTAAAATTGACAACATTCATATCGGCCAGCTTGATTTGAATTCACTTGATGATCAAATTGGGAAGCTGGTGGATTGA
- a CDS encoding pseudouridine synthase — protein MERLQKILAQAGVASRRKCEEMILAGKVEVNGELVTTLGTKVDPATDIIKVSGRLIRGENKIYIMFNKPKGVITSASDPKGRKVVTDYLKGITERVYPVGRLDYDTEGLLLLTNDGDFANLLTHPKHHVPKTYHATVKGIPHGTALDKLKAGIKLEDGMTAPAEVEYKDIDEANKEAVISITIHEGRNRQVRRMFDAISHPVLRLKRISFGDIMLQNLKRGSYRHLTKDEINHLQQIAKAGLLKERTPRKES, from the coding sequence ATGGAAAGATTACAGAAAATTTTGGCGCAGGCCGGTGTGGCGTCCAGACGTAAGTGTGAAGAAATGATTTTGGCCGGTAAAGTGGAAGTCAACGGGGAACTCGTAACTACGCTTGGCACGAAGGTGGACCCCGCAACAGATATTATTAAAGTTTCCGGTAGACTGATCCGGGGCGAGAACAAAATCTATATTATGTTCAACAAACCTAAGGGAGTTATCACAAGCGCTTCCGATCCAAAGGGTCGTAAGGTTGTAACTGACTACCTAAAAGGAATTACTGAACGGGTTTACCCTGTAGGCCGGCTCGATTACGATACGGAAGGTTTGCTGCTGCTGACAAATGATGGGGACTTTGCTAACTTGCTAACCCATCCGAAGCATCATGTACCTAAGACGTATCATGCTACGGTCAAGGGTATACCGCATGGTACTGCATTGGACAAGCTGAAAGCTGGCATTAAGCTGGAAGATGGCATGACAGCGCCTGCGGAAGTAGAGTACAAAGATATTGATGAGGCAAACAAGGAAGCGGTTATCAGCATCACGATTCACGAGGGACGTAACCGTCAGGTACGACGCATGTTTGATGCGATTTCACACCCCGTACTCCGTCTGAAGCGGATTTCATTCGGGGATATTATGCTGCAAAATCTCAAACGTGGCTCTTACCGTCATTTGACCAAGGATGAAATTAACCATTTGCAGCAAATTGCCAAAGCAGGATTGCTTAAAGAAAGAACTCCACGTAAAGAGTCATAA
- a CDS encoding N-acetylmuramoyl-L-alanine amidase, with protein MNYKGFILHHSSCTSINGKGFDFWVGVDGAIYAAPLLTDPEYIHICLEGDFGKEVGDPPISGRQEQLFATAKLVLELVERYQISPLIIEPHNNSCPGAFFPWNELVIYPSDGYH; from the coding sequence ATGAACTATAAAGGTTTTATTTTGCATCATTCTAGCTGCACATCCATTAACGGTAAAGGTTTTGACTTCTGGGTAGGAGTGGATGGCGCAATTTATGCAGCACCGCTACTGACAGATCCGGAATATATTCATATTTGTTTGGAAGGCGATTTTGGTAAGGAAGTGGGCGATCCTCCAATATCCGGAAGGCAGGAGCAGCTTTTTGCAACGGCTAAACTCGTTTTAGAATTAGTAGAACGCTACCAAATCTCCCCTTTAATCATCGAACCCCACAATAATTCCTGCCCAGGAGCATTTTTTCCTTGGAATGAACTTGTGATTTATCCCTCTGATGGTTATCATTGA
- a CDS encoding spore maturation protein, whose protein sequence is MYQFISLISAWAIPVMITFIPLYAFTRKVPVYESFVEGAKDGFGTAIAIIPHLVGMLVAISVFRASGALDFFMGFISPALRGLGVPAEVLPLGLLRPLTGTGSLAYTTDLIRVHGPDSLIGMIASTIQGSTDTTLYVLTVYFGAVGVRNGRYALKVGLFSDVVGFVAAIAVCLLLFG, encoded by the coding sequence TTGTACCAGTTCATCAGTCTCATATCGGCGTGGGCGATTCCGGTCATGATCACGTTCATCCCGCTCTATGCTTTTACGCGCAAAGTGCCAGTCTACGAATCCTTTGTTGAAGGCGCGAAAGATGGGTTTGGCACGGCCATTGCGATTATTCCCCATCTTGTGGGGATGCTGGTTGCGATCAGTGTTTTTCGCGCTTCTGGTGCGCTGGACTTTTTTATGGGCTTCATATCCCCAGCCCTGCGGGGGCTGGGTGTTCCTGCAGAAGTATTGCCGCTTGGTCTTCTTCGGCCGCTTACGGGGACTGGGTCGCTTGCTTACACTACGGATCTAATCCGTGTGCATGGCCCGGATTCTTTAATTGGTATGATTGCTTCCACCATACAGGGGAGCACAGATACTACGCTTTATGTTTTGACCGTTTACTTTGGAGCTGTAGGCGTACGGAATGGCCGTTATGCGCTTAAGGTTGGACTGTTCTCCGATGTTGTCGGCTTTGTCGCTGCGATCGCTGTGTGTCTGCTATTATTTGGATAG
- a CDS encoding nucleoside recognition domain-containing protein: MINGIWLGMIIIGFLFAAVNGRMDEFTAAVFDGAKSGVTVSFGLISVLVFWLGIMKIAEDAGLLKKIAKVLGPVVAFLFPDVPKGHPAIGYILSNMSANLLGLGNAATPMGIKAMQELQKLNPDKETATPAMCTLLALNTASITLIPATLIAIRLNYGSADPAGIVGTTLAATAVATLAAIAADRFFRRLTLLRKPPKPPSAKSGVPPLTKTILPNSSLKG, translated from the coding sequence ATGATTAACGGGATTTGGCTAGGAATGATCATCATCGGTTTTCTGTTCGCCGCCGTTAACGGCAGAATGGATGAGTTTACAGCCGCCGTATTCGACGGAGCCAAGAGTGGGGTAACGGTAAGTTTTGGCTTAATCAGTGTGCTTGTGTTCTGGCTTGGAATCATGAAGATAGCAGAAGATGCAGGATTGCTTAAAAAGATTGCCAAGGTGCTTGGCCCTGTCGTAGCTTTTTTATTTCCTGATGTGCCGAAAGGGCATCCTGCCATTGGATATATTCTCTCTAATATGAGTGCTAATCTGCTGGGACTAGGCAATGCCGCAACGCCAATGGGCATCAAGGCGATGCAGGAGCTGCAAAAGCTCAACCCTGATAAAGAGACCGCCACACCAGCCATGTGTACTCTTCTAGCACTTAACACAGCAAGCATTACGCTTATCCCAGCCACACTGATTGCCATCCGGTTAAACTATGGTTCAGCCGATCCCGCAGGCATAGTAGGTACAACACTTGCAGCAACGGCCGTGGCGACACTTGCAGCGATTGCGGCAGACCGGTTTTTCCGAAGGCTGACTTTACTGCGCAAACCGCCGAAGCCCCCTTCAGCAAAGTCTGGGGTTCCTCCTTTGACGAAGACAATACTCCCTAATTCCTCATTGAAAGGGTGA
- a CDS encoding D-alanyl-D-alanine carboxypeptidase family protein gives MKTITRKWPFALILCLSLLLLAPLSSIQAENSSISTHARAAALIDVESGRILYSSRGDEPMLIASLTKIMTALVAIENGDLASKVKVGKNAYAKEGSSIYLQQGEEMTLENMLYGLMLRSGNDAATAIAEHIGGSEEGFVYLMNAKAEELGLTHTHFANPHGLDAEGHYSSANDLAVLTAYALHNPVFKEIVKTQEKTADNPNEKWDYKWRNKNKMLYLYEGADGVKTGYTKKALRCLVSSATRNGQQLVAVTINDGDDWNDHASLLNFGFNHYPLKTLIERGDAVTGYNFVTSKTFAYPLGQGEQNRVITKLVLNQKETASAEATRANFGLQGALVLELGGKEIGRVPVYTPENLPPEQSAYMKKYSPTLAQAYPANNWFQALGSALKALFEMRASSK, from the coding sequence ATGAAGACAATAACCCGTAAATGGCCATTCGCCTTAATATTGTGCCTTTCGCTGCTGCTTCTGGCGCCGCTATCTTCAATTCAGGCCGAGAACAGCTCTATCTCTACACATGCAAGAGCAGCGGCACTGATTGATGTGGAATCCGGGCGTATTTTGTACAGCAGCCGTGGGGATGAGCCTATGCTTATTGCCAGCTTGACCAAAATTATGACCGCCCTCGTCGCCATTGAGAATGGTGATTTAGCCTCTAAAGTCAAAGTAGGAAAAAATGCCTATGCGAAAGAAGGCTCTTCTATTTACTTGCAGCAGGGGGAAGAGATGACGCTGGAAAATATGCTGTATGGCCTGATGCTGCGCTCAGGGAATGATGCAGCAACGGCGATCGCTGAGCATATCGGTGGTTCTGAGGAAGGTTTTGTATACCTTATGAACGCTAAGGCTGAGGAGCTAGGGCTAACCCATACTCATTTTGCTAATCCCCATGGTCTTGACGCTGAAGGGCATTATTCAAGTGCCAACGACTTGGCTGTTCTGACCGCTTATGCTCTTCATAATCCTGTATTTAAAGAAATTGTGAAGACGCAGGAGAAAACTGCAGACAATCCAAATGAGAAATGGGATTACAAATGGAGAAACAAAAATAAGATGCTGTATTTATACGAGGGAGCGGACGGTGTAAAGACAGGTTATACCAAAAAAGCTCTGCGCTGCCTTGTCAGCTCTGCCACCAGAAACGGCCAGCAGCTTGTCGCAGTTACTATAAATGATGGCGATGACTGGAATGATCATGCTTCCCTGCTAAACTTTGGGTTTAATCACTATCCGCTCAAAACATTGATTGAACGTGGGGATGCCGTGACGGGCTATAACTTTGTAACCTCCAAAACCTTTGCTTATCCACTTGGACAAGGTGAACAAAATAGAGTGATTACGAAACTTGTTTTAAATCAGAAGGAAACGGCTTCAGCCGAAGCTACGCGAGCGAATTTTGGATTGCAAGGGGCGCTTGTGCTGGAGCTGGGCGGGAAAGAAATAGGCCGCGTGCCGGTGTATACTCCTGAGAACCTGCCTCCTGAGCAATCTGCTTATATGAAAAAGTACAGTCCTACTCTAGCACAGGCTTATCCGGCAAATAATTGGTTCCAGGCGCTGGGTAGTGCGCTGAAAGCTTTATTTGAAATGCGAGCGAGTTCGAAATAA
- the ytfJ gene encoding GerW family sporulation protein, whose translation MSDHPIQGLMQTAMENIKGMVDVNTIVGDPVQTPDGSIILPISKVAFGFAAGGSDYRVEDSISGSSSQGGVKMLPFGGGSGGGVSIRPIAFLVVGKDGVNIVPLDNQTHLFEKIIDATPGLIDKIQTMFQTSNAAAQTPPTPATPAAAPVKTDPSTSQSSTH comes from the coding sequence ATGAGCGACCATCCTATTCAAGGCCTAATGCAAACAGCGATGGAAAATATCAAGGGCATGGTAGATGTGAATACCATTGTCGGAGATCCGGTACAAACCCCTGACGGCAGCATCATCCTGCCTATCAGTAAAGTTGCCTTTGGATTTGCTGCTGGTGGTAGTGATTATCGAGTAGAAGATTCTATAAGTGGTTCAAGCTCCCAAGGTGGAGTCAAAATGCTTCCATTTGGTGGAGGTAGCGGGGGAGGCGTCTCCATTCGACCGATCGCTTTTTTAGTGGTAGGTAAGGATGGAGTGAATATTGTCCCTCTGGACAATCAAACTCACCTATTCGAAAAAATCATCGACGCAACACCAGGGCTCATCGACAAAATTCAAACCATGTTCCAAACCAGCAATGCTGCAGCTCAAACGCCGCCAACACCCGCCACACCAGCAGCAGCACCTGTTAAAACCGATCCAAGTACATCTCAATCTTCAACTCATTAG
- a CDS encoding DUF2953 domain-containing protein, whose protein sequence is MTLWLAIPLVLLVLALILVLSSSIDFRIRCYKHGKNDLLELDVTSLFGLIKLHYELPQLVFKGLEQGVWGKFKETGTATTGVDTVKEEIFDKERVMHWRDNVNQAVKSTRGLKEWLKETVAHVKISKLDWSTDFSLGDAADTATASGAVWGLKWSIVGFISQWVKLQQHPRIFVKPVFEDELCFAMEFVCKGKMSVGYTLYALMRLSRRVLREKGGLGHWRNLLKQMRQEPHGKV, encoded by the coding sequence GTGACGTTATGGCTTGCAATTCCCCTCGTTTTGCTTGTACTGGCCCTGATCCTGGTCCTGTCTTCATCTATCGATTTCCGCATACGGTGTTATAAACATGGAAAAAATGACCTGCTCGAATTAGATGTTACCTCTCTTTTTGGTCTGATAAAGCTTCACTATGAACTTCCCCAATTAGTCTTTAAGGGATTGGAGCAGGGTGTGTGGGGAAAGTTTAAAGAGACAGGGACTGCGACGACAGGTGTAGATACCGTAAAAGAAGAGATATTCGATAAAGAAAGAGTAATGCACTGGCGCGACAATGTTAACCAAGCTGTAAAATCTACACGCGGGTTGAAGGAATGGTTAAAAGAGACTGTAGCTCATGTCAAAATATCAAAGCTCGATTGGTCCACCGATTTCTCTCTTGGTGATGCAGCAGATACTGCGACCGCATCGGGAGCGGTTTGGGGCCTGAAGTGGAGTATTGTTGGTTTTATTTCACAGTGGGTGAAATTGCAGCAGCACCCTCGAATTTTTGTTAAGCCTGTTTTTGAAGATGAGCTTTGTTTTGCAATGGAGTTTGTCTGTAAGGGGAAAATGTCAGTCGGCTATACTTTGTATGCCTTAATGCGGCTATCTCGGCGTGTCTTGCGTGAAAAAGGCGGGCTCGGCCATTGGAGAAATCTGCTGAAACAGATGCGTCAGGAGCCACATGGGAAAGTTTAA
- the scpB gene encoding SMC-Scp complex subunit ScpB produces MDYKTLKSIIEGLLFLSGDEGISVRQVAEITEQRPELAAGALEELKEDYVAQERGLQVVQIAGNYRLATLPDHAHYFERLAYSPSRSTLSQAALETLAIVAYRQPITRVEIEEIRGVKSERAIHTLNNKDLIHEVGRAEAVGRPILYGTTKSFLESFGLASLKDLPEPTNFESTDNLEEETQLLFNKLDTQMTFEDVELP; encoded by the coding sequence ATGGATTACAAAACGCTGAAATCGATTATTGAGGGTCTGCTGTTTCTATCAGGGGATGAAGGAATCTCTGTGCGCCAAGTGGCTGAAATTACGGAACAGCGCCCAGAGCTTGCGGCTGGAGCCTTAGAGGAACTGAAAGAAGATTATGTAGCACAGGAGCGGGGCTTACAGGTAGTGCAAATTGCCGGGAATTATCGCCTGGCTACATTGCCTGATCATGCCCACTATTTTGAGCGTCTGGCCTATTCACCATCCAGATCAACCTTGTCTCAGGCCGCCTTAGAGACTCTTGCAATCGTGGCTTATCGCCAACCGATTACGCGGGTGGAGATTGAAGAAATCCGGGGTGTGAAGTCGGAACGCGCAATTCATACGCTGAATAACAAGGATTTGATTCATGAGGTTGGTCGTGCGGAAGCGGTAGGCCGGCCAATTCTGTACGGGACGACTAAATCCTTCTTGGAGAGCTTTGGTCTTGCCAGTCTAAAGGATCTGCCGGAACCGACAAACTTTGAGTCCACGGATAATTTGGAAGAAGAGACACAGCTATTGTTCAATAAGCTGGACACTCAAATGACTTTTGAGGATGTCGAGCTGCCATAG
- a CDS encoding segregation and condensation protein A yields the protein MTVLYKLETFEGPLDLLLHLIDKAEIDIQDIPVAEITEQYMEYLRSMQELELDITSEFLVMAATLLSIKSKLLLPKPPVIEIDDFEYYEEDEFDPRAELVQRLIEYRKFKSIAVHLMDMESERSLIFTKEPEDLGPFVPEEIDQTLKGLHTSDLIAAFRKALSKAARRSSYQRITRDEISVKDRIRDVSDALQRRGTGGKLHFSALLHDEMARHEIVVTFLAILELMKMKAIFCYQEKLFDDIVMEWRGGEHFNGLQNAEIDY from the coding sequence GTGACTGTATTGTACAAGCTGGAGACGTTTGAAGGTCCGCTGGATCTGCTCTTGCATTTAATTGATAAGGCGGAAATCGACATCCAGGACATTCCGGTCGCCGAGATCACCGAACAGTATATGGAATACCTGCGTAGCATGCAGGAGCTTGAATTGGATATTACGAGTGAATTTCTCGTGATGGCCGCTACCCTTTTATCTATAAAGAGCAAGCTATTGCTGCCCAAACCACCGGTCATTGAGATCGATGATTTTGAATATTACGAAGAGGATGAATTTGATCCACGAGCTGAACTTGTTCAGCGACTGATTGAGTATCGTAAGTTCAAGAGTATTGCTGTACATCTAATGGATATGGAGAGCGAGCGGAGCTTGATTTTTACGAAGGAGCCTGAGGATTTGGGTCCATTCGTGCCAGAAGAGATTGATCAAACGCTAAAAGGACTACATACCTCAGACTTAATAGCCGCTTTTCGTAAAGCGCTAAGTAAGGCTGCCAGAAGGTCTTCTTACCAGCGGATTACCCGGGATGAAATATCGGTAAAAGATCGTATACGTGATGTATCAGATGCGCTGCAGCGCAGAGGAACAGGCGGTAAGTTGCATTTCTCGGCACTGCTTCACGATGAAATGGCACGGCACGAAATCGTAGTTACTTTTCTTGCGATTCTGGAACTGATGAAAATGAAGGCGATTTTTTGCTACCAAGAGAAATTGTTTGATGACATCGTAATGGAGTGGAGAGGAGGAGAACACTTCAATGGATTACAAAACGCTGAAATCGATTATTGA